A genomic region of Methanobacterium sp. SMA-27 contains the following coding sequences:
- a CDS encoding MEDS domain-containing protein: MELRTSGINLIGNVPWGTHFCQFYETKEDLIDILIPYFKAGLENNEFCMLITSEPLSGRGSPKLIAKSCSRFG, encoded by the coding sequence ATGGAACTGAGAACATCAGGCATTAATTTGATTGGAAATGTTCCTTGGGGAACACATTTTTGCCAATTTTATGAAACTAAAGAAGATTTAATTGATATTTTAATTCCCTATTTTAAAGCAGGATTGGAAAATAATGAATTCTGTATGTTAATCACTTCAGAACCTCTATCAGGCAGAGGAAGCCCAAAACTCATTGCAAAAAGCTGTTCCCGATTTGGATAG
- a CDS encoding sensor histidine kinase, translated as MDNEPIISVKNIFILAFITVISFIFISILLRNDSVERIFFVDIASLVIDLLVILTLFYAAKRSASQGRRVQIAWIIMTVAFIVYVMGDISWAIMEIGFHQNPFPSVADVFYLIFYPIIAISIYYLTRFSFTRTEKLKIFIDMGIIIITLGLIFWTFLIIPTLNNQENLFAAIVSVIYIVGDFLLLFVLLRLLYSKFDDNYGPIFLLGMGILVLICTDTIFAFQTLQESYITGGLLDTGWILSFILIGLAAYLQASREKFDFQRFFQIRIWLQRSNLTSYLPLIWVLIAFTLLIWASDNFTDPNLEFIELGVGFIIVLVIIRQVITLNENKILITAAEKEINDRKIAENAARESEIYYRTIFENTGTAIILIEEDMTISRVNSEAERIIGFSKEEIEGKKKWTEFVVKEDLKRLKGYYVLRNDPLAHPTEYETKVRDKSGNIKDLLVTIVSIPGTQKQLASILDITKRKMTDNKIKSSLKEKNTLLREIHHRVKNNMQIISSLLNLQKNYVEDKEAVNVLNESQNRVKSMAMIHEKLYMSDDLAHINFVDYIQSLVINLFYSYNVEETRIKPILEIENVSLNMETAVPCGLIISELVSNTLKYAFPNERKGEIYVSLKTVDDKYEIIIRDNGVGLPEDIDFNNLETLGLLLINNLTEQIDGELTINRSPGTEFKIKFKELEYKERI; from the coding sequence ATGGATAATGAACCTATAATATCTGTTAAAAATATTTTTATTTTAGCCTTTATCACTGTAATTAGTTTTATATTTATTTCAATATTGTTGAGAAACGATTCAGTTGAACGGATATTTTTTGTAGATATTGCCTCTCTAGTAATAGATTTATTAGTTATTTTAACTTTGTTTTATGCTGCAAAACGTTCTGCTTCTCAAGGACGACGAGTGCAGATTGCTTGGATAATCATGACCGTTGCGTTTATAGTTTATGTGATGGGCGATATTTCATGGGCAATAATGGAAATTGGATTCCATCAAAACCCTTTCCCATCTGTAGCTGATGTTTTTTATTTAATATTTTATCCTATTATTGCTATTAGTATCTATTATCTAACAAGATTTTCATTTACTCGTACTGAAAAACTTAAAATATTTATAGACATGGGGATTATAATTATAACTCTTGGCCTTATTTTTTGGACTTTTTTAATTATACCTACCTTAAACAACCAAGAAAACTTATTTGCTGCTATTGTATCTGTAATTTACATAGTTGGAGATTTTTTACTCCTTTTTGTATTATTAAGGCTGCTTTACAGCAAGTTTGATGATAATTATGGCCCGATATTTCTATTGGGTATGGGTATTTTGGTTTTGATCTGTACTGACACTATTTTCGCTTTTCAAACATTACAAGAAAGCTACATAACAGGTGGCTTGTTGGATACGGGATGGATATTAAGTTTTATTTTGATTGGATTAGCAGCCTATTTACAAGCTAGTAGAGAAAAATTCGACTTCCAAAGATTTTTCCAAATAAGAATTTGGCTCCAGAGATCTAATTTAACATCTTATTTGCCCCTTATTTGGGTATTAATAGCATTTACATTACTTATATGGGCTAGTGACAACTTCACAGATCCAAATTTAGAGTTCATTGAACTAGGAGTGGGATTCATTATTGTTCTTGTGATTATTCGTCAAGTAATAACATTAAACGAGAACAAAATTCTCATTACTGCAGCCGAAAAGGAAATAAACGACCGTAAAATAGCAGAAAATGCCGCTCGGGAGAGTGAAATATATTATAGGACTATTTTTGAAAATACTGGAACTGCCATTATTTTAATTGAAGAAGATATGACAATATCAAGGGTCAATTCAGAAGCTGAACGGATAATTGGATTTTCAAAGGAAGAAATAGAAGGAAAGAAAAAATGGACTGAATTTGTGGTTAAAGAAGATTTAAAGAGATTAAAAGGTTATTATGTTCTAAGAAATGATCCACTGGCACATCCAACAGAATATGAAACAAAAGTAAGAGATAAATCAGGAAATATAAAAGATCTTCTAGTAACAATTGTTAGCATTCCAGGCACACAAAAACAATTAGCATCAATTTTAGACATAACCAAACGTAAAATGACCGATAATAAGATTAAATCATCTTTAAAGGAAAAAAATACTCTTCTTCGAGAAATCCATCATCGAGTAAAAAATAACATGCAAATCATTTCCAGTCTACTCAACTTGCAAAAAAATTATGTGGAGGATAAGGAAGCTGTGAATGTCTTAAATGAAAGTCAAAACCGAGTTAAATCCATGGCCATGATACATGAAAAACTGTACATGTCTGACGATTTAGCTCATATTAATTTTGTTGACTATATTCAAAGTCTGGTTATAAACTTATTTTATTCTTACAATGTTGAAGAGACCAGGATAAAGCCAATACTTGAAATAGAAAATGTGAGTTTAAATATGGAAACCGCAGTCCCATGTGGTCTAATAATAAGTGAACTTGTATCTAACACTTTAAAATATGCCTTTCCAAATGAAAGGAAAGGAGAAATTTATGTATCACTCAAAACTGTTGATGATAAATATGAGATTATCATCCGTGATAATGGTGTAGGATTACCTGAGGATATTGATTTTAACAACTTAGAAACTCTTGGTCTTCTACTGATAAATAATCTAACTGAACAAATTGATGGTGAACTCACAATCAACAGAAGTCCCGGAACAGAATTTAAAATCAAATTTAAAGAATTAGAATACAAAGAACGTATATAA
- the lon gene encoding endopeptidase La produces the protein MRDINVNKELSVIVIPDKVLVHETKMTLKIGKEVGSHIYKRVANDDYYAIAVAVKEDNAEGLYSESDLYNVGTLIKINNIKSMRDFYQIMVEIVERVEIEELKTEGANFRASYRLIPDIIDLDPEDQKEILDHIKYLVSEISQNFKGSKAYVEQVNKFDDITKVIGYVYPYMRLSIFEEQELLEIRSLKEKSLKFLDILIDQKESIKFQMEMAAKFNEEMNKNHRANMLKEQLKAIQEELNDTEGRSGKKDYRDLIEESNMPEEVKEAALDEVLKLERQGPHSSEESVIRNYLDLLTTLPWGKSKIKDIDIGAARKLLDEEHYGLEKVKDRIIQHLTVMKLKQNKQGSILLLVGPPGTGKTSLGKSIAEVLGREYVRISLGGVKDEAEIRGHRRTYLGALPGRIIQGMKRAGETNPVFILDEVDKLMAAYNGDPASALLEVLDPEQNDSFSDHYLDLPYDLSDVFFIATANSLRDIPGPLRDRMEIIEIGSYTSHEKFRIAKDHLISIVLEEHGLDETQLQIDDEALKTIIEKYTREAGVRGIKRQLSAVARVASEKIVVGKVDLPYVVKEDMLYEILGHELTQYHRAGKNNPPGVVTGLAWTPVGGDILFIEGAFMPGTGKLTLTGQLGDVMKESAKISQTLIRSRLAFNLKKAEFEKKDLHIHVPSGAIPKDGPSAGVALLSTIASLVTGHEVDPKLAMTGEISLRGAVLPVGGIKEKVIAAHRAGIERIILPKENLKDLDDVPKDVKDEIKFIPVDTVEDVIKETIGIELPKPMMLEMTSDHVPGGAGV, from the coding sequence ATGAGAGATATAAACGTTAATAAAGAATTATCAGTAATTGTTATACCTGACAAGGTCTTAGTACACGAGACTAAAATGACCTTGAAAATTGGTAAAGAAGTTGGAAGCCACATCTACAAAAGAGTTGCAAATGATGATTATTACGCCATTGCAGTGGCTGTAAAAGAAGATAATGCAGAAGGATTATATTCAGAATCTGATTTATACAATGTAGGAACATTGATCAAAATAAATAACATCAAATCAATGAGAGATTTCTATCAGATAATGGTAGAAATAGTAGAAAGAGTTGAAATAGAAGAACTCAAAACTGAAGGTGCAAATTTCAGAGCATCCTACAGATTAATCCCAGATATTATAGACTTGGATCCTGAAGACCAGAAAGAAATCCTCGACCATATAAAGTACCTTGTATCTGAAATCAGTCAAAACTTCAAAGGTTCAAAGGCCTATGTTGAACAGGTGAATAAATTTGATGATATAACAAAGGTTATTGGATATGTGTACCCTTACATGCGGTTATCAATATTTGAAGAACAAGAATTATTGGAAATACGTTCTTTAAAGGAAAAAAGTCTAAAATTCCTGGACATTCTAATCGATCAAAAAGAATCAATAAAATTCCAGATGGAAATGGCTGCCAAGTTCAACGAAGAAATGAACAAAAACCACAGAGCAAATATGCTCAAAGAACAGCTTAAAGCCATACAAGAAGAATTAAACGATACTGAAGGTAGAAGTGGGAAGAAAGATTACAGAGACCTCATCGAAGAATCAAATATGCCCGAAGAAGTTAAAGAAGCAGCACTCGATGAAGTTCTCAAACTCGAAAGACAGGGCCCACACAGTTCTGAGGAAAGTGTAATCAGAAATTATCTTGATCTCTTAACCACCTTACCATGGGGTAAAAGCAAAATTAAAGATATTGATATCGGAGCTGCAAGAAAATTGCTGGACGAAGAACACTACGGACTTGAAAAAGTTAAGGATCGTATAATACAGCACCTTACAGTGATGAAATTAAAACAAAACAAACAAGGTTCAATACTTCTATTAGTAGGACCACCTGGAACTGGTAAAACCAGCCTAGGTAAAAGTATAGCAGAAGTTTTAGGCAGAGAATATGTGAGAATCAGCCTCGGTGGTGTTAAAGACGAAGCAGAAATCAGAGGACACAGAAGAACATATCTCGGAGCATTACCTGGTAGAATAATACAGGGAATGAAACGTGCAGGGGAAACAAATCCGGTATTCATCTTGGATGAAGTAGATAAATTAATGGCAGCTTACAACGGCGATCCTGCAAGTGCACTTCTAGAAGTTCTTGATCCCGAACAAAACGATAGCTTTTCAGACCATTACCTTGACTTACCATACGATCTGTCAGATGTTTTCTTCATTGCAACAGCAAATTCACTTAGAGACATTCCAGGACCATTAAGAGACCGTATGGAAATCATAGAAATTGGAAGTTACACAAGCCATGAAAAATTCAGAATTGCAAAGGATCACCTAATTTCAATTGTGCTTGAAGAACATGGGTTAGATGAAACTCAACTACAAATCGATGACGAAGCATTGAAAACCATAATAGAAAAATACACCAGAGAAGCCGGAGTAAGGGGAATTAAACGTCAACTATCTGCAGTTGCTAGGGTTGCATCTGAAAAAATTGTTGTTGGAAAAGTTGATCTTCCTTATGTTGTAAAAGAGGATATGCTCTACGAAATACTTGGCCACGAACTTACACAATACCACAGAGCAGGTAAAAACAACCCACCAGGAGTTGTAACAGGCTTAGCTTGGACTCCTGTAGGAGGAGACATCCTATTCATCGAAGGTGCTTTCATGCCCGGTACTGGTAAATTAACACTTACAGGACAATTAGGTGATGTAATGAAAGAATCAGCCAAAATATCACAAACACTGATTCGTTCAAGACTTGCATTCAACCTTAAGAAAGCTGAATTTGAGAAGAAGGATTTACATATACACGTACCATCAGGAGCAATTCCTAAAGACGGCCCATCAGCAGGTGTAGCACTATTAAGTACCATTGCATCACTTGTAACAGGCCATGAAGTTGATCCTAAACTTGCAATGACCGGCGAAATTTCACTTAGAGGTGCAGTACTACCTGTTGGCGGTATTAAAGAGAAGGTAATTGCAGCTCATCGAGCAGGAATTGAAAGAATTATCCTACCAAAGGAGAATTTAAAAGATCTTGACGATGTTCCAAAGGATGTTAAGGATGAAATAAAATTCATACCAGTTGACACCGTAGAAGATGTTATAAAAGAAACAATTGGTATTGAACTTCCAAAACCAATGATGCTCGAAATGACATCAGACCATGTACCTGGAGGAGCTGGAGTATAA
- a CDS encoding MEDS domain-containing protein → MQKAVPDLDSYLEAGQIEILPYNEWYKIGGSFDSDRVLNGWIEKLNKALERGYDGLRLTGNTFWLEKEDWDDFVDYEAAVDNVIGKYKMMALCTYCLERCNAAEVIDVVNNHEFALIKRKEKWELIETTEHKRTEEELLDAMKKLQKSNSDLEQFAYVASHDLQEPLRMVSSFLQLLQRRYEGQLDADEFIEYAVDGAKRMHNLINDLLEYSRITSKGKEFECVNMQEPLENALSNLKLVMEENDVNIVPDDSLPTINCDYSQMTLLFQNLIGNAIKYRTEETPYIQISASNEDNNWLFRIKDNGLGIDPKQSDNIFKIFRKLHSNEEYEGTGIRLAITKRIVERHEGNIWVESQLGKGSTFYFTLPQ, encoded by the coding sequence TTGCAAAAAGCTGTTCCCGATTTGGATAGTTATTTGGAAGCAGGACAAATTGAAATATTACCTTATAATGAATGGTATAAAATAGGTGGTAGTTTTGATTCAGATAGAGTCTTAAATGGATGGATTGAAAAGTTAAATAAAGCATTGGAAAGGGGATACGATGGATTAAGATTAACTGGAAATACTTTCTGGCTTGAAAAAGAAGATTGGGACGACTTTGTAGATTACGAAGCAGCAGTCGATAATGTAATAGGCAAATATAAGATGATGGCTTTATGTACATATTGTTTAGAACGATGTAATGCCGCAGAAGTCATAGATGTAGTTAATAATCATGAATTCGCGTTGATAAAACGAAAAGAAAAATGGGAATTAATTGAAACAACTGAACATAAAAGAACTGAAGAAGAACTTTTAGATGCCATGAAAAAACTTCAAAAGTCCAATTCCGATTTAGAACAATTTGCTTATGTTGCTTCTCATGATTTACAAGAACCATTACGTATGGTCAGTAGCTTTTTACAACTTCTTCAAAGAAGATATGAAGGTCAGCTGGATGCAGATGAATTTATAGAATATGCCGTAGATGGTGCTAAAAGAATGCATAATTTAATTAATGATCTTTTAGAATATTCAAGAATAACTTCCAAAGGTAAAGAATTTGAGTGCGTAAACATGCAAGAACCTTTGGAAAATGCTTTATCAAATTTGAAATTAGTTATGGAAGAGAATGATGTTAATATTGTTCCGGATGATTCACTTCCTACTATAAATTGTGATTATTCCCAGATGACTCTTTTATTCCAAAATTTAATAGGAAATGCAATTAAATATCGTACCGAAGAAACACCATATATCCAAATTTCTGCATCAAATGAAGATAATAATTGGTTGTTTAGGATAAAGGACAATGGTTTAGGTATAGATCCAAAACAATCTGATAATATATTTAAAATATTTAGAAAATTACATTCAAATGAAGAATATGAAGGAACAGGAATAAGATTAGCTATTACAAAAAGAATTGTAGAAAGGCATGAAGGGAACATTTGGGTAGAATCCCAACTTGGGAAAGGATCAACATTCTATTTCACATTACCCCAATAA
- a CDS encoding gamma carbonic anhydrase family protein, with protein MVYNNTFVFKGAVLDGEVNLDEKSSVWFNAVIRGDIEPINIGKCSNIQDNCVLHSSKGHPLNIGNLVSVGHAAVLHGCIVEDNCLIGMNATVLNGATIKKNSIVGAGAVVTGSHKFPEQSLILGIPAKAVRKLEKDEIKSIKDNAIRYFKMAKQKSDMND; from the coding sequence ATGGTTTATAACAACACATTTGTATTTAAAGGTGCAGTTCTCGATGGAGAAGTGAATTTAGACGAAAAATCATCAGTATGGTTTAATGCAGTGATTAGAGGAGACATAGAACCAATAAACATTGGTAAATGTTCCAATATTCAAGATAACTGCGTATTACACTCATCTAAAGGACATCCATTGAATATCGGGAATTTAGTGTCTGTTGGACATGCAGCTGTTCTCCATGGATGTATAGTTGAAGATAATTGTTTAATTGGAATGAATGCAACGGTGCTTAACGGAGCAACTATAAAGAAAAACAGCATAGTTGGAGCCGGAGCTGTTGTTACGGGAAGCCACAAATTTCCAGAGCAAAGTTTAATACTAGGAATTCCTGCAAAAGCAGTTAGAAAGCTCGAAAAAGATGAAATTAAAAGTATAAAAGATAATGCCATAAGATACTTTAAAATGGCAAAACAAAAAAGTGATATGAATGATTAA
- the hisC gene encoding histidinol-phosphate transaminase has protein sequence MNPSKVVKKLDPYVPGRSIDEIASNYGFQPEDIIKLGSNENPIGPSPIAIESLKKNLHLISQYPETNLSSLLKGIASYSGVSPANVILGGDGADEILDVLGKAYIEPGDEIIIPIPGYMYYEFTLKIHGAIPVYAKWDVPSNSLDVDSVIQAISPKTKLIFLCTPNNPTGGLISKDDIKKVIESTNAIVVVDEAYFEFSDVNNVDLLKDYKNVFILRTFSKVLGLAGMRIGYGLSNPEIIEYMYRVKPVFSLTKLSEIAATATLQDKEYIKKSTEVSIESRELLYTSLSNFKNLKVFESKANYLLVDIRETGLTAKELSENLMKKGVIVRDCTSFKGLDEYWIRVSVGTIEKDKKFIKILDELIG, from the coding sequence ATTAACCCAAGTAAAGTAGTAAAAAAACTTGATCCTTACGTTCCCGGCAGATCAATTGATGAAATAGCTTCTAATTATGGTTTTCAACCTGAAGACATAATAAAACTAGGATCAAATGAAAATCCAATAGGACCCTCTCCAATTGCAATAGAATCACTTAAAAAAAATCTTCACCTAATTAGCCAATATCCTGAAACAAATTTAAGTAGTTTACTCAAAGGCATTGCATCATATTCTGGTGTTTCACCAGCAAATGTTATTCTAGGCGGTGATGGTGCTGATGAAATACTCGATGTGTTAGGAAAAGCTTATATTGAACCTGGAGATGAAATTATAATCCCAATTCCAGGTTACATGTACTATGAATTTACACTTAAAATCCATGGTGCAATACCTGTCTATGCAAAATGGGACGTACCATCCAATTCTTTGGATGTTGACTCAGTAATACAAGCAATAAGTCCTAAAACCAAACTTATTTTCTTATGCACACCCAACAATCCAACAGGCGGTTTAATAAGTAAGGATGATATAAAAAAGGTCATAGAGAGTACAAATGCAATTGTAGTTGTTGATGAAGCCTATTTTGAATTCTCAGATGTAAATAACGTTGATCTGCTCAAAGACTACAAAAATGTATTCATACTCCGAACATTTTCAAAGGTACTGGGACTTGCAGGTATGAGAATTGGCTATGGATTATCAAATCCCGAGATCATAGAATATATGTACCGTGTTAAACCCGTATTTAGTCTTACAAAACTCTCAGAAATTGCAGCGACTGCAACTCTACAAGATAAGGAATATATTAAAAAATCCACCGAAGTCAGTATAGAAAGTAGAGAATTGCTTTACACATCATTGTCAAATTTTAAAAATCTCAAAGTCTTTGAGTCAAAGGCTAACTACCTCTTGGTAGATATAAGGGAAACAGGATTAACAGCCAAAGAATTGAGTGAAAATCTAATGAAAAAGGGAGTTATTGTCAGGGATTGCACCTCTTTTAAAGGACTGGATGAATATTGGATAAGAGTCAGTGTTGGAACAATTGAAAAGGATAAAAAATTCATTAAGATTCTTGATGAATTAATTGGCTAA
- a CDS encoding winged helix DNA-binding domain-containing protein gives MNLRDIALERLCSQNIEYHRYKSPSELVEGMGAVQAQDYAGAKWSIGLRIPGTTDKNIENALKNKSIVRTWALRGTLHFVSSSDLLWILEILSPHIISRNNRRYKQLNLDDETLSKSNDILNNALADNNQLTRTELLDIIEQKGISTEGQRAAYMLQRASLDGLICQSVIKHNNPTYISTKGFTKSKIGINEGLNELAWRYFTCHGPATLKDFVWWSGLLVKDARTGLNAIKSQLKKEIVNGQTYWLPSLYSQRPDSPTVNILPGFDEYLLSYRDRSASINGQELKDQLTPTNGMFSSTIVIDGSVEGTWNRKFNKNEVIVSTNYFRTLNSDELDILYSKLKSYSEFTGKTLVWQ, from the coding sequence ATGAACTTAAGAGATATTGCCCTTGAAAGACTATGCAGTCAAAATATTGAGTATCATCGATATAAATCTCCTTCTGAGCTTGTTGAAGGGATGGGTGCTGTTCAGGCCCAGGATTATGCTGGAGCTAAATGGTCAATTGGTCTACGTATACCTGGCACAACCGATAAAAACATTGAAAACGCACTTAAAAATAAATCAATAGTTAGAACATGGGCACTTCGCGGAACACTGCACTTTGTATCTTCTTCAGATCTGCTCTGGATTCTTGAAATTTTATCCCCACATATAATTTCTAGGAATAATAGACGGTACAAACAACTCAATCTAGATGATGAAACCCTGTCAAAGAGTAATGATATACTAAATAATGCATTGGCAGACAACAATCAACTCACCCGTACAGAATTACTTGACATCATTGAACAGAAAGGTATTTCAACAGAGGGACAGCGAGCAGCTTACATGTTACAGCGAGCTTCCCTTGATGGACTCATATGTCAAAGTGTTATAAAACATAATAACCCCACCTATATATCAACTAAAGGATTCACAAAATCTAAAATAGGAATTAATGAAGGATTAAACGAGCTAGCATGGCGTTATTTCACTTGTCACGGCCCAGCAACTCTGAAAGACTTTGTATGGTGGTCAGGTCTTTTGGTTAAGGATGCAAGAACAGGATTAAATGCCATAAAATCACAGCTTAAAAAAGAAATCGTTAATGGTCAAACATATTGGCTGCCGTCCCTTTATAGCCAACGGCCTGATTCACCAACAGTGAACATTTTACCCGGGTTTGACGAATATTTACTCAGTTACAGAGATCGTAGTGCGTCAATAAATGGACAGGAATTAAAAGATCAACTTACTCCAACAAATGGTATGTTCAGCTCAACAATTGTTATTGATGGTAGTGTTGAAGGAACATGGAATAGGAAATTCAATAAAAATGAGGTAATAGTTTCAACAAATTATTTTAGAACCCTTAATTCAGATGAATTAGATATTTTATACTCAAAACTAAAATCATATAGCGAATTTACAGGTAAAACATTAGTTTGGCAATAA
- a CDS encoding metalloregulator ArsR/SmtB family transcription factor, translating into MLGINSEHGEEDLSEELEELFKALGNINRLILIYSLASGEKEKFSVNEMAKMMGLTQPAASQHLKILKTVKILNAKKQGNYIYYTFNQNALLKHKEKIDFLFGCVFSKCNESKK; encoded by the coding sequence ATGTTGGGGATAAATTCTGAACATGGAGAGGAAGATCTTTCTGAAGAATTGGAAGAGTTATTCAAAGCTCTTGGCAATATTAACAGATTGATATTGATCTACAGCCTGGCATCAGGTGAGAAGGAAAAGTTCAGTGTTAATGAAATGGCAAAGATGATGGGTTTAACACAACCAGCAGCATCTCAACATCTTAAAATACTTAAAACAGTAAAGATCCTGAATGCAAAAAAACAAGGAAATTATATTTACTACACCTTCAACCAGAACGCCCTATTAAAACACAAAGAAAAGATTGATTTTTTATTTGGCTGTGTTTTTTCAAAGTGCAATGAATCTAAAAAATAA
- a CDS encoding anaerobic ribonucleoside-triphosphate reductase activating protein: MNSLNFKDGQSSIEIGGMLVSSIEFPGRISLVIFTAGCMLRCPYCHNAGIIDGGNPRKIIEIFQEINESLDFIDSVVITGGEPLIQNIAIIDILKYCKNLKLEVKLDTNGYYPERLEELIDLVDYIALDVKAPFNKYKEIIGEDIGERVRKSMEICLLSPDTYLECRTTYVPTLMNSEDIVEIAKEIDCDVYTIQQFKNTSVLDETLKETPSPSRTELFEIAESVKPYLKRIKIKTSAFGDEIIK, translated from the coding sequence ATGAATTCATTAAACTTTAAAGATGGTCAAAGTTCAATTGAAATAGGTGGAATGCTTGTTTCATCAATTGAATTTCCAGGTAGAATCTCCCTTGTTATTTTCACAGCAGGATGCATGCTAAGATGCCCTTACTGTCATAATGCAGGAATTATAGATGGGGGTAATCCAAGGAAGATCATTGAAATATTTCAAGAGATAAATGAATCGCTTGATTTCATTGACAGCGTAGTTATAACAGGTGGAGAGCCTTTAATCCAGAATATTGCTATTATTGATATTTTAAAATACTGTAAAAACCTTAAACTAGAGGTTAAACTCGATACTAATGGCTATTACCCTGAACGGCTGGAAGAGTTAATTGATCTTGTGGATTATATAGCATTAGATGTTAAAGCCCCCTTCAATAAATATAAAGAAATTATAGGCGAAGATATTGGTGAAAGGGTAAGGAAAAGTATGGAAATATGTTTACTATCTCCTGACACCTACTTAGAATGTAGAACAACCTATGTTCCTACCCTAATGAATTCAGAGGATATTGTTGAAATTGCAAAGGAAATTGATTGCGATGTTTACACGATACAGCAGTTTAAAAATACAAGTGTACTGGATGAAACTCTCAAAGAAACTCCTAGCCCATCTAGAACCGAACTTTTTGAAATCGCAGAATCGGTTAAACCATATTTAAAAAGGATAAAAATAAAAACCTCGGCATTTGGGGATGAAATAATAAAATAA
- a CDS encoding DUF1697 domain-containing protein has protein sequence METYISMLRGINVGRTKRVKMDELREIYESLGFKDVKTYIQSGNAIFQFKNIDTNELKIKIENKLKESFGFDVAVVIRTIEELEKIINQNPLKKEDINHAYITFLSNIPSEELFNDIKIIIDSKIKKETDKIIIYPKEVYLFLSGRYGRTKFNNNFFEKELKVTSTTRNLKTVKKLLNIAESLK, from the coding sequence ATGGAAACCTATATTTCGATGCTACGTGGAATTAACGTTGGTAGAACTAAACGGGTTAAGATGGATGAACTAAGGGAAATCTACGAATCATTAGGATTTAAAGATGTAAAAACTTACATACAAAGTGGAAATGCAATATTCCAGTTCAAAAACATTGATACAAACGAATTAAAGATTAAAATTGAGAATAAATTAAAAGAATCTTTTGGTTTTGACGTAGCAGTAGTGATTAGAACAATAGAAGAATTAGAAAAAATTATAAATCAAAATCCCTTAAAAAAAGAGGATATCAATCATGCATACATTACATTTCTATCAAATATTCCTTCAGAAGAATTATTTAATGATATAAAAATCATTATTGATTCTAAAATAAAAAAAGAAACTGATAAAATTATTATTTATCCAAAGGAAGTCTATCTTTTCTTATCTGGTAGGTATGGGAGAACTAAGTTTAACAACAATTTTTTTGAGAAAGAATTAAAGGTCACTTCAACAACAAGAAATTTGAAAACAGTAAAAAAATTATTGAACATTGCAGAGTCACTAAAATAA